The following coding sequences lie in one Equus przewalskii isolate Varuska chromosome 25, EquPr2, whole genome shotgun sequence genomic window:
- the LOC103543035 gene encoding uteroferrin-associated basic protein 2-like: MSHRKMHLALSLVLTLCGLLNSIFCETQPNPKRDPHPVSSRKTSPPSHETDTDHEAFAYKLFEALSVEYHRKNLIFSPESISTALAMLSLGTRSTTLSNLVAGLGFDLQRIRAWEVHTSFQRLVQTLNELDRQRHLKHRDFLFIDINRRIKPKFLQETERLYEVEAQVADFRHRGIAKEQINQFVAQRLAHRIEEVVTSLHPHTFLFLLNYIFFKGVWEVAFQTRFTQKENFFLEDNTSVQVHMMRKTERMIYSRAEHLFATIVKLPYTGNVSLVLVLPDAGRFDFVAKELAARRARPLQSRDTRLVHLILPKFKISSRIDLNRLLPKVGIEDIFSRRANFSGITDETFPTIFEAIHEARLEVNEKGVIKAAAEDVHAKRAHHAPHADATVVKFNRPFLLFVEDELNQRQLFVGQVFNPLQ; encoded by the exons ATGTCCCACAGGAAAATGCACCTGGCTCTCTCTCTGGTCCTCACCCTCTGCGGACTTTTGAATAGCATCTTCTGTGAAACGCAACCAAACCCCAAACGGGATCCTCACCCGGTCTCATCAAGGAAAACGTCGCCTCCCTCCCACGAGACAGACACTGACCACGAGGCTTTTGCCTACAAATTGTTCGAGGCTCTGTCAGTTGAGTATCACAGGAAGAATCTCATCTTCTCCCCTGAGAGCATCTCCACCGCCTTGGCCATGCTCTCCCTGGGGACCAGGTCCACGACGCTCTCCAACCTCGTCGCGGGCCTTGGATTCGACCTCCAAAGAATCAGAGCGTGGGAGGTGCACACGAGCTTCCAGAGGCTTGTTCAGACGCTGAACGAGCTGGATAGACAGAGGCACCTGAAGCACAGGGATTTCCTCTTTATCGACATCAACAGAAGGATTAAGCCAAAGTTTCTGCAGGAGACAGAGAGGTTATATGAAGTGGAAGCCCAGGTGGCTGACTTCCGACACAGAGGCATAGCCAAGGAGCAAATAAACCAATTTGTGGCTCAAAGACTAGCTCACAGAATCGAGGAAGTGGTCACCTCTCTGCATCCTCATACCTTCTTATTTCTCCTAAACTACATTTTCTTCAAAG GTGTTTGGGAAGTAGCTTTTCAAACCAGGTTCACGCAGAAGGAGAACTTCTTTCTTGAGGACAACACCTCGGTTCAGGTGCATATGATGAGGAAGACAGAGCGAATGATTTATAGCCGAGCGGAGCACCTATTTGCTACAATAGTCAAACTGCCTTACACTGGAAACGTGTCCTTAGTCCTCGTGCTCCCAGACGCAGGACGATTCGACTTTGTTGCAAAAGAGTTGGCTGCCAGGCGAGCTAGACCGCTGCAATCCAGGGACACGAG ATTGGTGCACTTAATTCTGCCCAAGTTCAAGATCTCTTCCAGGATAGATTTAAACCGGCTGCTTCCCAAGGTGGGCATCGAAGATATATTTTCTAGAAGAGCAAACTTCTCGGGCATCACAGATGAGACTTTCCCAACAATTTTTGAG GCCATTCACGAAGCCAGGCTGGAGGTGAATGAGAAGGGCGTGATAAAGGCCGCGGCCGAGGACGTGCACGCGAAGAGGGCCCATCACGCCCCACACGCGGATGCCACGGTCGTGAAATTCAACAGACCCTTCTTACTGTTCGTGGAGGATGAGCTGAATCAAAGACAGCTCTTTGTGGGCCAAGTCTTCAACCCGCTCCAGTAG
- the SERPINA11 gene encoding serpin A11, protein MGPPWLWLLEAGILASVCCQPFPAHGDKSLGVPQAPRDQLSEPAPAYHKVTPAITHFALRLYKQLAAETPGNIFFSPVSISSTLALLSLGAQGDTPTQILEGLGFNLTETPEADVHRGFQSLIHTLNRPSPKHELKVGNSLFLDRQLKPRQHFLDAIREQYGAFAFSANFTDSATTGRQINDYVRKQTYGQVVDCLEEFTRDTLMVLVNYVFLKAKWKHPFNRYQTQKQESFSVDERTSLRIPMMHQKEMHRFLYDQDVACTVLQIEYSGNAQALLILPDPGKMEQVEVALQPETLRKWGQLLLPSLLDLHLPRFSISGSYNLEEILPHIGLTNIFNLEADLSGITGQLNKTISRVSHKAAVDMSERGTEAGAASSLLAQPQSLNATSAPHAHFNRPFLVLLWEVTTQSLLFLGKVVNPAAG, encoded by the exons ATGGGGCCGCCGTGGCTGTGGCTACTGGAAGCAGGGATCCTGGCCTCTGTCTGTTGTCAGCCCTTTCCCGCCCATGGAGATAAGAGTCTCGGGGTGCCTCAAGCCCCCAGGGACCAGCTCTCAGAGCCAGCCCCCGCCTACCACAAAGTCACACCCGCCATCACCCACTTTGCTCTGCGTTTGTATAAGCAGCTGGCAGCAGAAACCCCAGGAAACATCTTCTTCTCGCCCGTGAGCATCTCTAGCACCCTGGCCCTGCTCTCTCTCGGGGCCCAAGGGGACACTCCGACTCAGATCCTGGAGGGCCTCGGCTTCAACCTCACGGAAACCCCGGAAGCTGACGTCCACCGAGGTTTCCAGAGCCTCATCCACACCCTTAACCGGCCCAGCCCCAAACATGAACTCAAAGTAGGTAACTCCCTGTTCCTGGACAGGCAGCTAAAGCCTCGGCAGCACTTTCTGGACGCCATCAGGGAGCAATATGGGGCTTTCGCTTTTTCCGCCAACTTCACAGATTCTGCCACAACCGGGAGGCAGATTAACGACTACGTGAGAAAACAAACGTACGGGCAGGTGGTGGACTGCCTCGAGGAGTTCACGCGAGACACGCTCATGGTTCTTGTGAACTACGTCTTCCTCAAAG CTAAGTGGAAGCATCCTTTCAATCGCTACCAGACCCAGAAGCAAGAGAGCTTCTCTGTGGACGAGAGGACCTCTCTCCGCATCCCCATGATGCACCAGAAGGAAATGCACCGGTTCCTCTATGACCAGGACGTGGCTTGCACCGTCCTCCAGATAGAATACAGTGGAAACGCCCAGGCACTGCTGATCCTCCCTGACCCTGGGAAAATGGAGCAGGTGGAGGTGGCTCTGCAGCCAGAGACCCTGAGAAAATGGGGCCAATTGCTCCTGCCCAG CCTGTTGGACTTGCACTTGCCAAGGTTTTCCATTTCTGGATCATATAACCTGGAAGAGATACTTCCCCACATTGGTCTCACCAACATTTTCAACTTAGAAGCTGACTTATCAGGAATCACCGGGCAACTCAACAAAACCATCTCCAGG gTGTCGCACAAGGCAGCCGTTGACATGAGTGAGCGGGGAACCGAGGCAGGGGCTGCCTCCAGCCTCCTCGCCCAGCCCCAGTCTCTCAATGCAACCTCGGCCCCACACGCCCATTTCAACAGGCCTTTCCTGGTGCTCCTTTGGGAGGTGACCACTCAGAGTTTACTCTTCCTGGGAAAAGTCGTCAACCCGGCCGCAGGGTGA